TCTAGATCGGCAATATTGCCAGATTCTGCCCGGATCACAGAGGCAAAATAGCGGAAGTGGTCAACCACTAAAGGCAGATCGGCATGCAGGGTTTCTCGGACAGCTTTACCATTATCCAAGGTTTCGGCCACCGCCAGCGCTTCAAGATTTTTTTCAATGGCATCAGCGATGTGGTTGAGCATGGCGCTTCGTTCAGCGACTGAGGTGTGTTTGAAGTTTTCAAACGCTTCCTGGGCTTTGCTGACGGCCATATCGATATCGGCTTCGCTGGAATAAGGTACACGGGTTAAGAATTTGCCATCGACCGGGGAGTAATTATCAAAATATTCATTATTTAGTGGGGCAACCCACTCTCCGCCGATAAAGTTTTCAAATTGTGTCTGATACTCGGGTCTGGTAAAAATCATTTTTACACTCCTTAACTGGTTTCAGAAAAAACACAAAAGAGACTGATAAAAAGCTTCAAGAGTGTTGCGTTTCTATTGTGGTAAAAATGTGATCTTAATCAGATTTAATCATTAAATTTTGCGATGGCAATAATTTGTAAATTCGATAAATTCTTGCTAGGAAGTGGTTCTTCTGTTCCGTATTACTCTCTATGTATAGAGGTATAACAGCAGAATAAACTGATGCGAGGTTGATTGTTACTATTTAGCTAAACATTAGTATAAATAATAAATCATTTACCCGTGAATAGTGCTGATTTGTGTAGTGGTGATGGATTTGCAGTTATCCAATAGTAGTTTAAATGTCATCTATTAAGATGGGGTAGGTATTGAGATAATAAGAGGGTTATTACCGAAGCAGGGCGGGATCGCACTTTATTAAAAAATATGATCAAATAGCGGCGTCTTTTATTATTGGTCATTGCTATGGACTTGTTTGAACACCTCTCCGTCGTTACCGAAACACGCTCTGACATTAATCGTCGGCACGATCTTATTGATGTCATCTTTCTTGTTATTAGTGCCATTGCCTCAGGAGCTGAGGGTTGGCGCGATATTCAAGAGTTTGGGGACAATAAAATTGATTGGTTAAAGCAGTACCGTTTGTATGAATCAGGTGTTCCCCGCCGGCACACGATTGCGCGCATCTTGCGCGCTATTGAAGTCGAATCACTGCTGTTAGCCCTATTAAGCTGGGCCAATGAGCATCGTTACCATTCTGGTAAGCCACTGATTGCACTGGATGGCAAGGTACTTCGAGGGGCTTATCGTAATAACCCCAAGCAAGCATTGCAGCTTGTTACTGCATACGACTGTGAGAACGGACTCGTTCTCAGCCAGCGGCCGACAGCCAATAAAAACGGTGAAATCAAAGTTGTACGACAGATGCTCAAAGTCCTTGATATCAAAGGTGCCGTCATCACTATGGATGCACTCCATTGCCAGCGTGAAACGCTTGAGTTAATCAGCAGTAAGAAAGCTCATGTCGTTGTTCAAGTTAAGAAAAATCAACCTCTACTGCATAAATTTATTCGTTCTCAATTCCAAACTCTGTGTGATGCCAATAAGGAAAAGGTCATTACTGAAGTTATTCAGCAAGCTCATGGGCGTACAGAAGCACGTTACGTCTTTCAGTTAAAGGCTAAGCTCACCCCGGAGTTAATAGAGAAATGGCCGACCATCCGCAGTTTCATTGCGGTGGAGCGCCATCGTACTCAAGATGGTAAAACCTCAATCGATACCAGCTTCTACGTCAGCTCTTTATCACCAAAACATAAGCTTTTAGGACACTATATTCGTCAACACTGGCGTATTGAAAATAGTCAACATTACATCCTTGATGTTGTTTTTAAAGAGGATGCTTCGCGCATTGCAATGGGTGATGCCGTTGAAAATATGGCGCTATTTCGCCGGTTTGTGATGAACCTGTTGCAGCAGTGCCATTGTGATGCACCAAGCCAACGAAATAAGATAAAAAAGGCGGGCTGGAATGATGATTATCGTTCAAAGGTCTTCTTTGGATAAAAAGTCATCGAAGTATGCTCTCGCCCTGATTACCGAAGCTAACTATGAATTGGCGATGGTCACAATCGTTACTTCTTATGGTCACTCCGGTAATAGAGGGGGATTAATTATAGTTCTGGCGTCATAGTCATTATGCCCAAACGTTTTTTACCCATATGAATCGTACAACGAGTTTCTAGGAACATACCAGGTTTAGCGCATTCCAAAGTGACTAATTGATCTTGATAGA
This region of Shewanella sp. NFH-SH190041 genomic DNA includes:
- a CDS encoding ISAs1 family transposase, with translation MDLFEHLSVVTETRSDINRRHDLIDVIFLVISAIASGAEGWRDIQEFGDNKIDWLKQYRLYESGVPRRHTIARILRAIEVESLLLALLSWANEHRYHSGKPLIALDGKVLRGAYRNNPKQALQLVTAYDCENGLVLSQRPTANKNGEIKVVRQMLKVLDIKGAVITMDALHCQRETLELISSKKAHVVVQVKKNQPLLHKFIRSQFQTLCDANKEKVITEVIQQAHGRTEARYVFQLKAKLTPELIEKWPTIRSFIAVERHRTQDGKTSIDTSFYVSSLSPKHKLLGHYIRQHWRIENSQHYILDVVFKEDASRIAMGDAVENMALFRRFVMNLLQQCHCDAPSQRNKIKKAGWNDDYRSKVFFG